The proteins below come from a single Carassius carassius chromosome 11, fCarCar2.1, whole genome shotgun sequence genomic window:
- the LOC132152794 gene encoding zinc finger protein 804A-like isoform X1 — translation MACYYIVISSTHLSNGHFRNIKGVFRGPLSKNGNKNLDYAGKEKTFAKALEDLRANFYCQLCDKQYYKHQEFDNHINSYDHAHKQRLKELKQREFARNVASKSRKDERKQERALRRLHELAEQRREVQCAPGSGPMFKSTTVAVEGSFMESCSNDAQEENQSCEAQDQGGQIHSSICGVASKQSPWPYNGRAKKQTFRRKIAFSFSFPKKASVKLESSAAVFCESMEEGSMDQSHRQRLRAPLVEPDLPSSPTEEKVQNCEEPVYSTGTQQGKHFQKSDNAVSQGSSDMPVVTESPSSMASDLCALLVYSEDVPSPTVSLLNTSPFCLNRTDIVLDSEDSVESLKSNIAECKPETSEDVTVEESGISEEGHSTFIEPSEKMDVSPKNDSLQQQEQVEDAAAMTPYHFTKPSQPFFSVLSRDGYTIFKWPSEMVTFTRTEPSLSFSCNPLHFDFKRSQIRRSADTQEMTEPRTDEELSVCSGFKSCHSDKHVEESTASPRNSPSQGPEGKVRKCHQYSSDTDSCVRLKTNDRCRHSKDWIHTNKRADEKMRARDQRHYRTHCKRKRRRRKRRRDRHCETESNMVKSKKFYRRPECMEGLDSQFRGTTSQQVHPLEKSKQSAQNQAEDSSTSPVVEEGVRARMQGAAADINGSVGCIILSDEFCADGEKVLGNSREKPDNPSAGEVTTTGQCSHSQDLYHSQRSSAAEGRREETPILPETNRDGPCEGQTLKRRHTASVSEQDESYDPLQSPGEISYGCTDFTCCEHETRRKRQRGSRVQDQTPCLANECSIVTNSVLAEDKAVEESSMKCLVLKSMCVSSNGSDQISCSIDDGDSSVVDPQTFTSISSALGHTVEESSEWQRSSSSQNNASCTKGSLTLLKTDSKLSNEPTKENSNIHSSESKAAQTPLKSCNKYSVAAQACLLNVKELALQRTEKATHDKSCQHSLQIPPQRSHLGIQAEEKLSRECFHTTSLFQPSPSFQAPSGSMERHCLLHIQSHGQVLHQQVFPTKLKSVLPRAHLPMSSAVLHPVHLPSSMPSGSITIRHTILQHHAAFMPPQPPIYPQLVSVSRLPLGPDICPHTTPPFVTPSVMVPPSIHPMTVTFHTLPRPAVFSSMLPPHSAVIPLQPLF, via the exons AGACTGAAGGAACTGAAGCAGAGAGAGTTTGCCCGCAATGTGGCCTCCAAATCTAGGAAGGACGAAAGGAAACAGGAGAGAGCTCTCAGACGCCTACATGAGCTCGCTGAACAACGCAGAGAGGTGCAATG TGCCCCAGGAAGTGGTCCCATGTTCAAATCTACCACAGTGGCAGTGGAAGGTTCTTTCATGGAGTCCTGCAGTAATGATGCCCAAGAAGAGAACCAAAGCTGTGAAGCTCAAGATCAAGGGGGTCAGATCCATTCTAGCATTTGTGGCGTAGCTAGTAAGCAGTCACCGTGGCCATACAATGGGAGGGCCAAAAAGCAAACTTTCAGACGCAAAATTGcattttccttttcctttccaaAGAAAGCATCTGTTAAGCTTGAGTCATCAGCAGCAGTTTTCTGTGAGAGCATGGAGGAGGGATCGATGGACCAGAGCCATAGACAAAGACTCAGAGCACCCCTTGTTGAGCCAGACCTCCCTAGCTCCCCCACGGAGGAAAAAGTACAAAATTGTGAGGAGCCAGTTTACAGCACTGGCACACAGCAGGGCAAGCACTTCCAAAAAAGTGACAATGCTGTAAGTCAGGGGTCATCAGATATGCCTGTGGTGACGGAGAGCCCCTCATCAATGGCCTCAGATTTGTGTGCTTTGCTCGTTTACTCAGAGGATGTGCCCAGTCCCACCGTCTCCCTCTTAAACACTTCCCCTTTTTGTTTAAACAGGACTGATATTGTTCTTGACTCTGAGGACTCTGTTGAGAGTCTGAAAAGCAACATTGCTGAATGTAAACCTGAGACCTCTGAGGATGTGACAGTCGAGGAGAGTGGCATTTCAGAGGAGGGACACTCCACCTTCATTGAGCCTTCAGAAAAGATGGATGTGTCACCTAAGAATGATTCTCTTCAACAACAAGAGCAAGTGGAGGATGCAGCTGCAATGACACCTTACCATTTCACAAAACCCAGCCAACCTTTTTTCTCTGTCCTAAGCAGGGATGGTTACACCATCTTCAAGTGGCCCTCAGAGATGGTGACCTTCACAAGGACAGAGCCATCCCTGTCTTTCAGTTGCAACCCCCTCCATTTTGACTTCAAGAGGTCACAGATTAGAAGGTCTGCTGACACTCAGGAGATGACTGAGCCTAGAACTGATGAGGAATTATCTGTCTGCTCAGGTTTCAAATCCTGTCACTCTGACAAGCACGTTGAGGAATCCACAGCCAGTCCCAGAAACAGTCCCAGCCAAGGACCTGAGGGCAAGGTCAGAAAGTGTCATCAGTATTCAAGTGACACAGATAGTTGTGTCAGGCTGAAAACAAATGACAGATGTAGACATTCCAAAGATTGGATCCACACAAATAAGAGGGCAGATGAGAAAATGCGGGCCAGGGATCAACGTCATTACAGGACACACTGCAAAAGGAAGCGGAGGAGGCggaagaggaggagagacagACACTGCGAGACAGAGAGCAATATGGTGAAATCTAAGAAATTCTACAGACGACCTGAGTGTATGGAAGGACTTGATAGCCAATTTAGAGGCACCACTTCACAGCAAGTGCATCCATTAGAGAAGTCAAAGCAATCAGCTCAAAATCAGGCTGAGGACAGCAGCACATCTCCTGTAGTTGAGGAAGGGGTGAGAGCCAGGATGCAAGGTGCAGCAGCCGACATAAATGGCTCAGTGGGCTGCATCATTCTCTCTGATGAGTTCTGTGCCGATGGTGAAAAGGTGCTTGGGAACAGCCGGGAAAAGCCTGATAATCCATCTGCAGGGGAGGTAACGACCACAGGACAGTGTTCCCACAGCCAGGATTTATATCATTCTCAGAGATCCAGTGCAGCCGAAGGGCGCCGAGAGGAGACACCTATATTACCAGAGACTAACAGAGATGGACCATGTGAAGGGCAAACTTTGAAAAGAAGACACACAGCTTCTGTAAGTGAGCAAGATGAGTCTTACGACCCACTTCAATCACCGGGAGAGATTTCTTATGGGTGCACAGATTTTACCTGTTGTGAGCATGAGACGAGGAGGAAGAGACAGAGGGGGTCACGTGTTCAAGATCAAACCCCATGCCTTGCAAATGAATGCTCCATTGTTACGAACAGTGTTCTGGCAGAGGACAAGGCTGTAGAGGAGTCGAGCATGAAATGccttgttttaaaaagcatgtgtGTCAGCTCAAACGGGTCAGACCAAATCTCATGCAGTATTGATGATGGAGACAGCAGTGTGGTTGATCCACAGACATTTACTTCCATTAGCAGTGCCCTGGGTCATACTGTGGAGGAGAGCAGTGAGTGGCAGCGGAGCTCCTCCTCTCAAAACAATGCTTCATGCACCAAGGGCAGTCTAACTCTACTGAAGACAGATTCAAAGCTCTCGAATGAGCCAACAAAGGAGAATAGTAACATTCACAGTAGTGAGTCTAAAGCAGCACAAACCCCCTTAAAGAGCTGTAACAAGTATTCGGTGGCTGCTCAGGCCTGCCTGCTCAATGTGAAAGAGTTAGCCCTGCAGAGGACTGAAAAAGCCACTCACGACAAATCATGTCAGCACAGCCTTCAGATACCACCCCAGAGATCTCACCTAGGCATTCAGGCTGAGGAGAAGTTAAGTAGAGAGTGCTTCCACACCACCAGCTTATTCCAACCTTCTCCATCTTTCCAGGCCCCCTCAGGCAGCATGGAGAGACACTGCCTCTTGCATATCCAGAGCCATGGACAGGTGCTACACCAGCAGGTGTTCCCTACCAAGCTCAAATCTGTCCTGCCCAGGGCACATCTGCCTATGTCATCTGCTGTCCTCCATCCAGTTCACCTGCCGTCCTCCATGCCTTCTGGCTCCATCACAATACGTCACACCATACTACAGCACCATGCTGCGTTTATGCCCCCACAACCCCCTATCTACCCACAGCTAGTGTCTGTTTCTCGACTCCCCCTGGGGCCAGATATCTGTCCGCACACGACACCTCCATTTGTGACACCATCGGTGATGGTCCCTCCTAGTATTCACCCAATGACTGTGACATTTCACACCCTGCCACGCCCTGCAGTGTTTTCATCCATGTTGCCCCCTCATTCTGCTGTCATTCCCCTGCAGCCTCTCTTCTAG
- the LOC132152794 gene encoding zinc finger protein 804A-like isoform X2: MACYYIVISSTHLSNGHFRNIKGVFRGPLSKNGNKNLDYAGKEKTFAKALEDLRANFYCQLCDKQYYKHQEFDNHINSYDHAHKQRLKELKQREFARNVASKSRKDERKQERALRRLHELAEQRREVQCAPGSGPMFKSTTVAVEGSFMESCSNDAQEENQSCEAQDQGGQIHSSICGVASKQSPWPYNGRAKKQTFRRKIAFSFSFPKKASVKLESSAAVFCESMEEGSMDQSHRQRLRAPLVEPDLPSSPTEEKVQNCEEPVYSTGTQQGKHFQKSDNAVSQGSSDMPVVTESPSSMASDLCALLVYSEDVPSPTVSLLNTSPFCLNRTDIVLDSEDSVESLKSNIAECKPETSEDVTVEESGISEEGHSTFIEPSEKMDVSPKNDSLQQQEQVEDAAAMTPYHFTKPSQPFFSVLSRDGYTIFKWPSEMVTFTRTEPSLSFSCNPLHFDFKRSQIRRSADTQEMTEPRTDEELSVCSGFKSCHSDKHVEESTASPRNSPSQGPEGKVRKCHQYSSDTDSCVRLKTNDRCRHSKDWIHTNKRADEKMRARDQRHYRTHCKRKRRRRKRRRDRHCETESNMVKSKKFYRRPECMEGLDSQFRGTTSQQVHPLEKSKQSAQNQAEDSSTSPVVEEGVRARMQGAAADINGSVGCIILSDEFCADGEKVLGNSREKPDNPSAGEVTTTGQCSHSQDLYHSQRSSAAEGRREETPILPETNRDGPCEGQTLKRRHTASVSEQDESYDPLQSPGEISYGCTDFTCCEHETRRKRQRGSRVQDQTPCLANECSIVTNSVLAEDKAVEESSMKCLVLKSMCVSSNGSDQISCSIDDGDSSVVDPQTFTSISSALGHTVEESSEWQRSSSSQNNASCTKGSLTLLKTDSKLSNEPTKENSNIHSSESKAAQTPLKSCNKYSDLLLRRF, from the exons AGACTGAAGGAACTGAAGCAGAGAGAGTTTGCCCGCAATGTGGCCTCCAAATCTAGGAAGGACGAAAGGAAACAGGAGAGAGCTCTCAGACGCCTACATGAGCTCGCTGAACAACGCAGAGAGGTGCAATG TGCCCCAGGAAGTGGTCCCATGTTCAAATCTACCACAGTGGCAGTGGAAGGTTCTTTCATGGAGTCCTGCAGTAATGATGCCCAAGAAGAGAACCAAAGCTGTGAAGCTCAAGATCAAGGGGGTCAGATCCATTCTAGCATTTGTGGCGTAGCTAGTAAGCAGTCACCGTGGCCATACAATGGGAGGGCCAAAAAGCAAACTTTCAGACGCAAAATTGcattttccttttcctttccaaAGAAAGCATCTGTTAAGCTTGAGTCATCAGCAGCAGTTTTCTGTGAGAGCATGGAGGAGGGATCGATGGACCAGAGCCATAGACAAAGACTCAGAGCACCCCTTGTTGAGCCAGACCTCCCTAGCTCCCCCACGGAGGAAAAAGTACAAAATTGTGAGGAGCCAGTTTACAGCACTGGCACACAGCAGGGCAAGCACTTCCAAAAAAGTGACAATGCTGTAAGTCAGGGGTCATCAGATATGCCTGTGGTGACGGAGAGCCCCTCATCAATGGCCTCAGATTTGTGTGCTTTGCTCGTTTACTCAGAGGATGTGCCCAGTCCCACCGTCTCCCTCTTAAACACTTCCCCTTTTTGTTTAAACAGGACTGATATTGTTCTTGACTCTGAGGACTCTGTTGAGAGTCTGAAAAGCAACATTGCTGAATGTAAACCTGAGACCTCTGAGGATGTGACAGTCGAGGAGAGTGGCATTTCAGAGGAGGGACACTCCACCTTCATTGAGCCTTCAGAAAAGATGGATGTGTCACCTAAGAATGATTCTCTTCAACAACAAGAGCAAGTGGAGGATGCAGCTGCAATGACACCTTACCATTTCACAAAACCCAGCCAACCTTTTTTCTCTGTCCTAAGCAGGGATGGTTACACCATCTTCAAGTGGCCCTCAGAGATGGTGACCTTCACAAGGACAGAGCCATCCCTGTCTTTCAGTTGCAACCCCCTCCATTTTGACTTCAAGAGGTCACAGATTAGAAGGTCTGCTGACACTCAGGAGATGACTGAGCCTAGAACTGATGAGGAATTATCTGTCTGCTCAGGTTTCAAATCCTGTCACTCTGACAAGCACGTTGAGGAATCCACAGCCAGTCCCAGAAACAGTCCCAGCCAAGGACCTGAGGGCAAGGTCAGAAAGTGTCATCAGTATTCAAGTGACACAGATAGTTGTGTCAGGCTGAAAACAAATGACAGATGTAGACATTCCAAAGATTGGATCCACACAAATAAGAGGGCAGATGAGAAAATGCGGGCCAGGGATCAACGTCATTACAGGACACACTGCAAAAGGAAGCGGAGGAGGCggaagaggaggagagacagACACTGCGAGACAGAGAGCAATATGGTGAAATCTAAGAAATTCTACAGACGACCTGAGTGTATGGAAGGACTTGATAGCCAATTTAGAGGCACCACTTCACAGCAAGTGCATCCATTAGAGAAGTCAAAGCAATCAGCTCAAAATCAGGCTGAGGACAGCAGCACATCTCCTGTAGTTGAGGAAGGGGTGAGAGCCAGGATGCAAGGTGCAGCAGCCGACATAAATGGCTCAGTGGGCTGCATCATTCTCTCTGATGAGTTCTGTGCCGATGGTGAAAAGGTGCTTGGGAACAGCCGGGAAAAGCCTGATAATCCATCTGCAGGGGAGGTAACGACCACAGGACAGTGTTCCCACAGCCAGGATTTATATCATTCTCAGAGATCCAGTGCAGCCGAAGGGCGCCGAGAGGAGACACCTATATTACCAGAGACTAACAGAGATGGACCATGTGAAGGGCAAACTTTGAAAAGAAGACACACAGCTTCTGTAAGTGAGCAAGATGAGTCTTACGACCCACTTCAATCACCGGGAGAGATTTCTTATGGGTGCACAGATTTTACCTGTTGTGAGCATGAGACGAGGAGGAAGAGACAGAGGGGGTCACGTGTTCAAGATCAAACCCCATGCCTTGCAAATGAATGCTCCATTGTTACGAACAGTGTTCTGGCAGAGGACAAGGCTGTAGAGGAGTCGAGCATGAAATGccttgttttaaaaagcatgtgtGTCAGCTCAAACGGGTCAGACCAAATCTCATGCAGTATTGATGATGGAGACAGCAGTGTGGTTGATCCACAGACATTTACTTCCATTAGCAGTGCCCTGGGTCATACTGTGGAGGAGAGCAGTGAGTGGCAGCGGAGCTCCTCCTCTCAAAACAATGCTTCATGCACCAAGGGCAGTCTAACTCTACTGAAGACAGATTCAAAGCTCTCGAATGAGCCAACAAAGGAGAATAGTAACATTCACAGTAGTGAGTCTAAAGCAGCACAAACCCCCTTAAAGAGCTGTAACAAGTATTCG GATTTGTTGTTGAGAAGATTTTAA